A region from the Spiroplasma taiwanense CT-1 genome encodes:
- the gatC gene encoding Asp-tRNA(Asn)/Glu-tRNA(Gln) amidotransferase subunit GatC: MKINIELIKALEQDAMLDLSDEELNKILKFENDILEKFEKVFSINTDNVKELYYPFEIYNTYLREDDNTSVISKEAILSNAIDSDEDFIVIAKVVK; this comes from the coding sequence ATGAAAATAAATATTGAATTAATTAAAGCTCTTGAACAAGATGCAATGCTAGATTTATCAGATGAAGAATTAAATAAGATTTTAAAATTTGAAAATGATATTTTAGAAAAATTTGAAAAAGTTTTTTCAATTAATACTGATAATGTAAAAGAACTTTATTATCCTTTTGAAATTTATAATACTTATTTAAGAGAAGATGACAATACAAGCGTTATTTCAAAAGAGGCAATCTTATCAAATGCAATTGATAGTGATGAGGATTTTATTGTTATAGCAAAGGTGGTTAAATAG